A section of the Octopus bimaculoides isolate UCB-OBI-ISO-001 chromosome 17, ASM119413v2, whole genome shotgun sequence genome encodes:
- the LOC106868962 gene encoding ADP-ribosylation factor-like protein 16: MCLLIGPPGVGKTLLMKRMQNCTSKGTFENLHEIPATIPTVGTNMVSVLLSKKIDIVIRELGGCMGPIWHSYFRDTEYLMYMIDLNNRQQISAACIQLLTILQDKQLTNTPVLLLLNKIDMATIMSRPEFENYLRLEEIIQYSTQNITVHEISAWNGKGLEEILRWLQANYKPR, encoded by the exons atgtgtttattaattggACCACCCGGAGTTGGTAAAACTTTACTCATGAAGAGGATGCAAA ATTGTACAAGTAAAGGTACTTTTGAAAACCTCCATGAAATTCCAGCAACTATTCCAACA GTGGGTACAAATATGGTCAGTGTATTATTAAGCAAAAAAATAGACATTGTTATACGAGAACTTGGAGGTTGCATGGGACCAATTTGGCACAGTTATTTCAGAGACACAGAATATCTTATG TATATGATAGATTTAAACAACAGACAGCAAATCTCAGCTGCATGTATACAGTTGCTGACCATTTTACAAGACAAACAACTGACCAATACACCTGTCCTTCTTCTTCTGAACAAAAT AGACATGGCTACTATAATGTCAAGGCCAGAATTTGAAAACTACCTTCGCTTGGAAGAAATAATTCAGTATTCCACCCAAAATATTACAGTCCACGAAATAAGTGCCTGGAATGGTAAAGGATTGGAAGAGATTCTTCGTTGGCTTCAGGCTAATTACAAGCCCAGATGA